From the genome of Rhinatrema bivittatum chromosome 11, aRhiBiv1.1, whole genome shotgun sequence:
CTCGCCATTCCCCTGCTCCCCCAGTCCTATGATCGTTTTTAACGAGGTGACAAGTGGCAAATTGAGATGTGATTAGACATTGTTTATCTGGACTTCATCAGGACTTTTGCCATTGTTCTACAGGAAAGACTGGTTAACGAGCTGGGCCAGAAAGTTGTGAACTGGGTGAGGAATTGGTTGAGCAAAAGGACAGATGGAGTTTGCTCTCCCAGTAATCGGTCATGTCCCCCAGGACTCTGTTCTTTTCAATGTATTTCTTAATGATGTTGCTGAGGAACTTGAGAGAAAAATATAggcttgtttgcagatgatactgaaATCTGTAACCAGCAGATGGAAAGTATGAAAGGACACTTGGACAAAACTGGAAGAATGGTAAAGAGATTGGAAAATGAGTCTCGGTAAAATCATGCATTTGTGATGCAAAAATCCATTAGCTATGCCTCAGAAGAACAAGAACTGGAAACTGTCAAATGAGAACAATCCAGGTGTGATCATCTCCGATGGCCTGAAGATAATAAAGCAAGTGGGAAAGCTAGCAGCAAACGTGGTTACATAAACAGAGATGTTAGCAGGAGAGCAGAGAGAGGTCATTTGTGAGACGACCCTCCCCAGCTTCAGCCTTGTGCGGAGCTCTGGATGCTCCACTTTCATAAGGATATGGAAAGAATGGGCCACCTAAATTATACAAATCCTATACAGCGAGGCTCAAGATGTTCCAGAAGCAGGCATGGGGGATACAACAGAAACAATCAAATACGGGATGGGCTTCAGGAGAGTATGGGAAGGTGAGCTTTTCCcacagaaaaggaaattcaagaagggtcatgagatgaggttgcaGGGAAAAAGGTTCGAAGGAGACATGAGAagatatttcttcactgagaggttcTAGCTGACCGGCAGGGGATGTGTAAACCAAAACTGCATTAGAATTGAAACACGCTTTGGATAAACTTGGAGCACAGGGGTGAGGGAAGATGGGGGAGAAAGGTATAAGAAATGAACGAGAGACTTGAATGTTTGCTCAGTCAGATAAAACTTTAGAGGTCTAATGGTCAGAGAGTGGAGGTACAACTACAGAGGACTAATTTACAAGCCCTGATAGTAGCAGTATGGTTGATCAGGCTGCCATGGTTACAACTAACCGCAGTGATATGACCACATCAGGCTCCCTAGAGGACTAGGGTAATccacacagagcggcagttacaaagGGGCTGAGGTTTTGCGCTCGgagcggcggttacaaccctgaGAGTAGCAGTTCggctgcatcaggcttccaagaaggccgGGGTGACCAGACAAATGTCAGTGAGCATGGGGCGGCCAGATGTTCTTGGAGAACATCTTCATGAATTTTGGTGGCTATGTGAATTGTTACAAAACTGGGTAGTAAGACATGGAAGATggcctgggtgttggattaagtgcTGGTCTTAGTCtgccagcagaggtggtggaggccagcacTAACAGAATTTGGACCTGCTTGAGAGAGAAATGGATGGCACTGGTAGAGGCTGAGTAAAACACATGGCAGTGAGCTGGTGTGGGTTTAAGCAAAGGAATTTATATGCTTACCTGCCCAAAATGATAGAAAAGCAGAGACTGAATGGACCAGCTGGTCTttatttgctatgttactatgagacATCTTTCATGTTGGTGGAGTAAATGAAATGAGACACAGGACCTAAAGTATTGGGATTATTTAACTGTCTATATATTCATCATATTTTATTACATAGTCTTAAAATTACAATGTGGAATTGAGTAACTTGGAGCAGAATATATCCAACTTTTTGCACAAAGATTAagtattgtgtgtgtgcatatggcAATATCTGTTCCCACCTTGATCTGTTGCTCATGTTTTGTTCTGCAGGTGAGCCATGCTGAAAAAGAGCCCAGGTAGCCCCCAGGAACCATGTGGCAATCATCGAGTGTACAATTCTCTCCAGGATGGCAACCATAAGAAGAACTGCTTGTCTAACACAAGTGACATCAGCTTAGAGGTATTTGGGGAGTCCACGCCAGAGCTCAAAACAAAACGCAAACTGGCAGCACAGCAAGCACGAGAGCAGCGATCCCGGAAAGCCAACCCCAAGGACTCTAATGGGAGAGAGCCTGAGACAATCGCCTTCATCTCTGGCTCAGCTGAGAAAACCTCAGAGACGACGACATGCTGCCCTACTCTATCTCAGGCTTGGCGCTCCTACAAGTCTGTGATATGTTGCATCATGACTTGTGGGCATGGCCTTCAAAGGGATTCTGACTGCTATCTGCCTTGTGGGCGTCAAACCGAGACCTCAACTGATGACGACATCAAAAGCGGAGAGCTGAACGGATACCCTTCCCTCAGTCCTGCCAATATCTCCCCTAAGGAGAAAAATGGGGACCATAAAAAAAAGTCTGACATGGGTGGCAGCTTCAGCTACCCAGACCTAAAATTAATGGGAGTTCCGGTGTTCTCTTACATAAGCCCCAGCCAACAGCATATTGACACGGAGTCATGCTACAAAGATCCACTGCccaaagagagcaagagagacagTGTGGAGAAGCCTCCTCTTTCCCTCAGCCATCGGGGCTCGGAGGAATACTATTCCTTCCACGAGTCTGATCTGGAGTTTAACGAGTTGAGTGGGTCCATGTCCAGTGGGGAGATCGATGTTCTGATCTTCCGTAAACTGACAGAGCTCTTCACTGTGCACCAGATTGACGAGTTGGCCAAGTGCACAACGGACACGGTGTTCCTGGAGAAGACCAACAAGATCTCCGACCTGATCAGTAGCATCACGCAGGACTATAACCTGGATGAGCAGGATGCGGAGTGCCGACTGGTTCGGGGCATCATCCGCATTAGCACCCGCAAAAGCAGGGTTAGGCCCCGTGTTGCCAAAAACTCTGCCATCCACAGCCAAGAGAG
Proteins encoded in this window:
- the KDF1 gene encoding keratinocyte differentiation factor 1, giving the protein MLKKSPGSPQEPCGNHRVYNSLQDGNHKKNCLSNTSDISLEVFGESTPELKTKRKLAAQQAREQRSRKANPKDSNGREPETIAFISGSAEKTSETTTCCPTLSQAWRSYKSVICCIMTCGHGLQRDSDCYLPCGRQTETSTDDDIKSGELNGYPSLSPANISPKEKNGDHKKKSDMGGSFSYPDLKLMGVPVFSYISPSQQHIDTESCYKDPLPKESKRDSVEKPPLSLSHRGSEEYYSFHESDLEFNELSGSMSSGEIDVLIFRKLTELFTVHQIDELAKCTTDTVFLEKTNKISDLISSITQDYNLDEQDAECRLVRGIIRISTRKSRVRPRVAKNSAIHSQESKVSQGIPPDSGNETMIGSIITSQDVLDLDVQISEETTSDVMARNMRPYGAPGLPVGKDDSFQDTETDSSGAPLLKVYC